A stretch of the Agromyces larvae genome encodes the following:
- a CDS encoding polyprenyl synthetase family protein — MKPSVPAVRRGSSLAANLGLSERVFASAADRAMARAIDDGLDRVEAGLVDEVAFADPIAGASARYLLEAGGKRVRPMLTLLTAQLGDGVTDEVVTAAQAIEITHLGSLYHDDVMDDSDRRRGVPSAQTVWGNSVAILTGDLLFARASQLMARLGEGAIRLQAGTFERLVLGQLHETIGPQPGDDPIAHYLGVLADKTGSLIAAAAQAGIIFSGADRAYEQPIVDFGERIGIAFQLIDDVIDLSPQPEQTGKVPGTDLRAGVVTLPLLRLRELAKTDASAADLLARIERDVLPADPLTAVDPLDTNTLASRVVPSKETIDAVVAELRDHEATRATLAEAHRWARDAVDALAPLPDGSVKKALTRFADTIVERSN, encoded by the coding sequence GTGAAACCGAGCGTCCCCGCGGTGCGCCGCGGCTCCTCGCTCGCGGCCAACCTGGGCCTCAGCGAGCGGGTCTTCGCCTCGGCGGCAGACCGCGCGATGGCCAGGGCCATCGACGACGGACTCGACCGTGTCGAGGCCGGTCTCGTCGACGAGGTCGCGTTCGCCGATCCGATCGCCGGGGCATCCGCCCGTTACCTGCTCGAAGCGGGTGGCAAGCGGGTGCGCCCGATGCTGACGCTGCTCACCGCGCAGCTCGGCGACGGCGTCACCGACGAGGTCGTGACCGCCGCCCAGGCGATCGAGATCACGCACCTCGGCAGCCTCTACCACGACGACGTCATGGACGATTCCGATCGTCGTCGCGGGGTGCCGAGCGCGCAGACGGTGTGGGGCAACTCGGTCGCGATCCTCACCGGCGACCTGCTGTTCGCGCGCGCGAGCCAGCTCATGGCCCGACTCGGCGAGGGGGCCATCCGGTTGCAGGCCGGCACCTTCGAACGACTCGTGCTCGGCCAGCTGCACGAGACGATCGGGCCGCAGCCGGGCGACGACCCCATCGCGCACTACCTCGGCGTGCTCGCCGACAAGACCGGGTCGCTGATCGCCGCCGCCGCCCAGGCCGGCATCATCTTCTCGGGCGCCGATCGCGCGTACGAGCAGCCGATCGTCGACTTCGGGGAGCGCATCGGCATCGCGTTCCAGCTCATCGACGACGTCATCGACCTGTCGCCGCAGCCCGAGCAGACCGGCAAGGTGCCCGGCACCGACCTGCGCGCGGGGGTCGTCACCCTGCCGCTGCTGCGGTTGCGCGAGCTCGCGAAGACGGATGCCTCGGCCGCCGACCTGCTGGCGCGCATCGAACGCGACGTGCTGCCGGCCGATCCGCTCACCGCCGTCGACCCGTTGGACACGAACACCCTCGCGTCGCGCGTGGTGCCGTCGAAGGAGACGATCGACGCGGTCGTCGCCGAACTGCGCGACCACGAAGCGACCCGTGCCACGCTCGCCGAGGCGCACCGCTGGGCCCGGGACGCGGTCGATGCGCTCGCGCCGCTGCCCGACGGCTCCGTGAAGAAGGCGCTCACGCGCTTCGCCGACACCATCGTGGAGAGATCGAACTAG
- a CDS encoding FAD-dependent oxidoreductase, whose product MTRNKLRLAIVGAGPAGIYAADLLLKAERNFDVSIDLFDHLPAPYGLVRYGVAPDHPRIKGIISALREVLDRGDIRIFGNVRFGTDLTLDDLKRHYNAVIFATGAVRDADLHIPGVELEGSYGAAEFVSWFDGHPDVPRTWPLDAKEVAVIGNGNVALDVSRILAKHAEDLMVTEIPDNVAEILKASPVTDVHVFGRRGPTSVKFTPLELRELGELRDVDMIVSDEDFDYDDAARAAVSGNKQVFVIDKVLQQWRQRSVGEASRRLHLHFFAKPLEIVDDGTGRVGAIRYERTAPDGEGGVVGTGEIRELPVQAVYRAVGYFGSPLPGVPFDEKFGVIPNHEGQVMVHDPETGDARQVYGVYCTGWIKRGPVGLIGHTKSDAMETVRHLINDLGNWWNPESPDEESIVELLDERGIRWTDLDGWHRLDEHELALGAADGRLRVKVVPRDEMVDISRDEA is encoded by the coding sequence GTGACGAGGAACAAGCTCCGACTGGCCATCGTGGGCGCGGGCCCCGCCGGCATCTACGCCGCCGACCTCCTGCTGAAGGCGGAGCGCAACTTCGACGTGTCGATCGACCTGTTCGACCACCTGCCGGCGCCGTACGGTCTGGTCCGGTACGGCGTCGCGCCCGACCATCCGCGCATCAAGGGCATCATCTCGGCGTTGCGCGAGGTGCTCGACCGGGGCGACATCCGCATCTTCGGCAACGTGCGGTTCGGCACCGACCTCACGCTCGACGATCTGAAGCGCCACTACAACGCCGTCATCTTCGCGACCGGCGCCGTACGCGACGCCGACCTGCACATCCCCGGCGTCGAGCTCGAGGGCTCGTACGGCGCGGCCGAGTTCGTGAGCTGGTTCGACGGGCACCCCGACGTGCCGCGCACCTGGCCGCTCGACGCGAAAGAGGTGGCGGTCATCGGCAACGGCAACGTCGCGCTCGACGTGTCGCGCATTCTCGCCAAGCACGCCGAAGACCTGATGGTCACCGAGATCCCCGACAACGTCGCCGAGATCCTGAAGGCGTCGCCCGTGACCGACGTGCACGTGTTCGGCCGTCGCGGACCCACGTCGGTGAAGTTCACACCGCTCGAACTGCGCGAGCTCGGCGAACTGCGCGACGTCGACATGATCGTCTCCGACGAGGACTTCGACTACGACGACGCCGCACGCGCGGCCGTGTCGGGCAACAAGCAGGTCTTCGTCATCGACAAGGTGCTGCAGCAGTGGCGGCAGCGATCGGTGGGCGAGGCGTCGCGCCGGCTGCACCTGCACTTCTTCGCCAAGCCGCTCGAGATCGTCGACGACGGCACCGGTCGGGTCGGCGCCATCCGGTACGAGCGCACCGCGCCCGACGGCGAAGGCGGCGTCGTCGGCACGGGCGAGATCCGCGAGCTGCCCGTGCAGGCGGTGTACCGTGCGGTCGGGTACTTCGGGTCGCCGCTGCCGGGGGTGCCGTTCGACGAGAAGTTCGGCGTCATCCCGAACCACGAGGGCCAGGTGATGGTGCACGACCCCGAGACGGGCGACGCCCGCCAGGTCTACGGCGTGTACTGCACGGGGTGGATCAAGCGCGGCCCGGTGGGGCTCATCGGGCACACGAAGTCCGACGCGATGGAGACCGTGCGCCACCTCATCAACGACCTCGGCAACTGGTGGAACCCCGAGTCGCCCGACGAGGAGTCGATCGTCGAACTGCTCGACGAGCGGGGCATCCGCTGGACCGACCTCGACGGCTGGCACCGCCTCGACGAGCACGAGCTCGCCCTCGGCGCGGCCGACGGGCGCCTTCGCGTCAAGGTCGTCCCGCGTGACGAGATGGTCGACATCTCGCGCGACGAAGCCTAG
- a CDS encoding prepilin peptidase has translation MPLTTSASVLIAGVLGGVVGWWPLSAWIERQLRDDRMQRRTIRVVASLTTAIVWGVVAWRFADAAGLAVLPAILAFTAASTVLSIVDLVEHRLPNPVVGATLAIVGGLLVLAAAVSGRWLSLAWAAAGLGAMFGVYLLLGLLVPNAMGMGDMKLAAPIGMLLGWFGLTTWVVGLVAAFLVGGVIAIAALALRRVSWRGSIPFGPAMLAGALVSLLVTAG, from the coding sequence ATGCCGCTCACCACATCCGCCTCGGTGCTCATCGCGGGCGTGCTCGGCGGCGTCGTCGGCTGGTGGCCGCTCTCCGCGTGGATCGAACGGCAACTGCGCGACGACCGGATGCAGCGACGCACGATCCGGGTCGTCGCCTCGCTCACCACCGCCATCGTCTGGGGCGTCGTGGCGTGGCGATTCGCCGACGCGGCCGGGCTGGCGGTGCTGCCGGCGATCCTCGCGTTCACGGCCGCGTCGACCGTGCTGTCGATCGTCGACCTCGTCGAGCACCGGCTGCCGAATCCCGTGGTCGGCGCGACGCTCGCGATCGTCGGCGGGCTGCTCGTGCTCGCGGCGGCCGTGTCGGGGCGCTGGCTGTCGCTCGCCTGGGCGGCCGCGGGGCTCGGGGCGATGTTCGGCGTGTACCTGCTGCTCGGTCTGCTCGTGCCGAACGCGATGGGCATGGGCGATATGAAGCTCGCCGCCCCGATCGGCATGCTGCTCGGATGGTTCGGGCTCACGACGTGGGTCGTCGGGCTGGTCGCGGCGTTCCTCGTCGGCGGCGTGATCGCGATCGCCGCGCTCGCGCTGCGGCGCGTGTCGTGGCGCGGGTCCATCCCGTTCGGGCCGGCGATGCTCGCCGGTGCGCTCGTGAGCCTGCTCGTCACGGCGGGCTGA
- a CDS encoding alpha/beta hydrolase — protein MAGSALPKWEPDVLGSGFERLELPLGDDDEGAVVATLVRHRRGWADRIGGLLGRGAAAGADVLYVHGWSDYFFNPELAQYWSSAGARFFALDLRKYGRSLREWQTPGYVTDLATYDADIEAALAAMGQGGASGRPLVLMGHSTGGLVLSLWAARHPGRASALVLNSPWLEFQLSRIGREAIAPAIVFGARINPMGPMPNVDLGFYTRSVDRAQGGEWEYDHAWRPDRGFKVHPAWLTAILAGHATIAAGIDVGAPVLTLLSARSMIQPRWDEGMRTSDIVLVVDEIAARATRLGPSVGIARIDGALHDVLLSREPARAAAYAAITHWLRGYAPRVRGR, from the coding sequence ATGGCGGGGTCGGCGCTGCCGAAGTGGGAACCCGATGTCCTCGGGTCGGGGTTCGAGCGGCTCGAGCTGCCGCTCGGCGACGACGACGAAGGCGCGGTCGTCGCCACCCTCGTGCGACACCGACGCGGGTGGGCCGATCGGATCGGCGGACTCCTCGGCCGCGGTGCCGCAGCCGGAGCCGACGTGCTCTACGTGCACGGATGGAGCGACTACTTCTTCAACCCCGAGCTCGCGCAGTACTGGTCGTCCGCGGGGGCACGGTTCTTCGCGCTCGACCTGCGCAAGTACGGCCGCAGTCTGCGCGAGTGGCAGACACCCGGATACGTCACCGATCTCGCGACGTACGACGCCGACATCGAGGCGGCGCTGGCAGCCATGGGGCAGGGCGGAGCATCCGGTCGACCGCTGGTGCTGATGGGGCACTCGACCGGCGGCCTCGTGCTGTCGCTCTGGGCCGCGCGCCACCCCGGGCGGGCGTCGGCGCTCGTGCTGAACAGCCCGTGGCTGGAATTCCAGCTCAGCCGGATCGGACGCGAGGCGATCGCACCCGCCATCGTGTTCGGGGCGCGCATCAACCCGATGGGGCCGATGCCGAACGTCGACCTCGGCTTCTACACGCGTTCCGTCGACCGCGCGCAGGGCGGCGAGTGGGAGTACGACCACGCCTGGCGGCCCGACCGCGGATTCAAAGTGCACCCCGCCTGGCTGACCGCGATCCTCGCCGGACACGCGACGATCGCCGCCGGCATCGACGTCGGAGCCCCCGTGCTCACGCTGCTGTCGGCACGATCGATGATCCAGCCCCGATGGGACGAGGGCATGCGCACGAGCGACATCGTGCTCGTCGTCGACGAGATCGCCGCGCGCGCGACCCGCCTTGGGCCGTCGGTGGGCATTGCCCGCATCGACGGCGCCCTGCACGACGTGCTGCTCTCGCGCGAGCCGGCCCGCGCCGCGGCGTACGCCGCCATCACGCACTGGCTGCGCGGCTACGCCCCCCGGGTGCGCGGCCGCTGA
- a CDS encoding type IV toxin-antitoxin system AbiEi family antitoxin domain-containing protein, producing the protein MDALPVTPQGLIRYGDVAELGLRTELYSAVDRGDVQRVRRGIYAPTPPGTGSRWEREALEYRTRVLAAAETMQGATFTSFSAVALAGLPVFGRWPEEVYVLSRDGSSSRRRGVVTVARRGDVELDLCDGVRTTSIEFTLIQLCRQATLAAALVAVDAALRVPRFGTAAPMTTLQRLVELHQSMLPYHGSRSVEAVLSRATELADTPLETISRLAFEQLGFEAPELQREFWLSELGQRAYVDFFWRSVDAAAEADGRGKYRGSGRDAAEAVIREKDRENAIRRRVRAFDRWDWAETLAIQPLAVRLHAMGVQRTRRPRRLIPPRHESAVRRG; encoded by the coding sequence ATGGACGCACTTCCAGTGACACCGCAGGGGCTCATCCGGTACGGAGATGTCGCCGAACTCGGCCTCCGCACTGAGCTGTACTCGGCCGTCGACCGCGGCGACGTGCAGCGGGTTCGTCGTGGAATCTACGCACCGACCCCGCCGGGAACGGGCTCCAGATGGGAGCGCGAAGCGCTGGAGTACCGCACCCGCGTGCTCGCGGCCGCCGAGACGATGCAGGGGGCGACCTTCACGAGCTTCTCGGCGGTCGCGCTCGCGGGGCTGCCCGTCTTCGGTCGCTGGCCCGAGGAGGTGTACGTCCTCTCCCGAGACGGCAGTTCGAGCCGTCGCCGAGGGGTGGTCACGGTCGCCCGCAGGGGCGATGTCGAGCTCGACCTGTGCGACGGCGTGCGGACCACGTCCATCGAGTTCACGCTTATCCAGCTCTGTCGGCAGGCCACGCTCGCTGCGGCGCTCGTCGCGGTCGACGCGGCGCTCAGAGTGCCGCGATTCGGTACGGCCGCGCCGATGACCACGCTCCAACGACTGGTCGAGCTGCACCAGTCGATGCTGCCGTATCACGGAAGCCGCTCGGTCGAGGCGGTGCTCAGCCGGGCGACCGAGCTCGCGGACACACCGCTCGAGACCATCAGCCGCCTTGCGTTCGAGCAGCTGGGGTTCGAAGCTCCCGAACTGCAGCGCGAGTTCTGGTTGTCGGAACTCGGCCAGCGGGCGTATGTCGACTTCTTCTGGCGATCGGTCGATGCCGCCGCTGAAGCCGACGGGCGGGGAAAGTACCGCGGCAGCGGACGCGATGCCGCCGAGGCCGTCATCCGTGAGAAGGATCGCGAGAACGCGATCCGCCGTCGGGTTCGAGCGTTCGACCGCTGGGACTGGGCAGAGACGCTGGCGATCCAGCCGCTCGCCGTCCGCCTGCACGCGATGGGCGTCCAGCGCACGCGTCGGCCGAGGCGGCTCATCCCTCCGCGGCACGAGTCGGCCGTGCGTCGGGGTTGA
- a CDS encoding YajQ family cyclic di-GMP-binding protein translates to MADSTFDIVSKVDKMEADNAVNQARKEIEQRYDFKGVGASVEWSGEKILLKASSEERVKAVLDVVQSKFIKRGISLKSLDAGEPYPSGKEFRIEVGLKNGIDQEHAKKIGKLIRDEAPKSVKSQIQGDELRVSSKSRDDLQETIRLLKAADLDVDLQFVNFR, encoded by the coding sequence ATGGCAGATTCGACGTTCGACATCGTGAGCAAGGTCGACAAGATGGAGGCCGACAACGCGGTCAACCAGGCCCGCAAAGAGATCGAGCAGCGCTACGACTTCAAGGGCGTCGGCGCCTCAGTCGAGTGGAGCGGCGAGAAGATCCTGCTGAAGGCCTCGAGCGAAGAGCGCGTGAAGGCCGTGCTCGACGTGGTGCAGTCGAAGTTCATCAAGCGCGGCATCTCGCTGAAGTCGCTCGACGCGGGCGAGCCGTACCCATCGGGCAAGGAGTTCCGCATCGAGGTGGGCCTGAAGAACGGCATCGACCAGGAGCACGCGAAGAAGATCGGCAAGCTCATCCGCGACGAGGCGCCGAAGAGCGTGAAGTCGCAGATCCAGGGCGACGAGCTGCGGGTGTCGTCGAAGAGCCGCGACGACCTGCAGGAGACGATCCGCCTGCTGAAGGCCGCCGACCTCGACGTCGACCTGCAGTTCGTCAACTTCCGCTGA
- a CDS encoding LacI family DNA-binding transcriptional regulator: MAGIDDVARLAGVSTATVSRALSGRGHVSPASKAKVEEAAARLGYVVSSSASSLASGRTRNVGVVVPFLNRWFFSSVLEGVQQALLRTGYDLTLYNLAGDGDERATVFEQFLLRRRVDAVIAISLELTEAEVNRLHELGKPLVGVGGPIPGVRTLIIDDVAVARLATEHLLGLGHRRIAHIGGDLEFDLDFHLPTNRRLGYEAALRDAGIEPDPARFAPADFTIRGGYHAAKQLLGAPHDRPTAIFAASDEMAIGSILAARDLGMVVPRDVSIIGVDDHDLSDFFGLTTVAQFPRVQGEQAVELLMDELEPGHADAEPSATPLPFELRVRSSTARPAE, encoded by the coding sequence ATGGCCGGCATCGATGACGTCGCCCGACTCGCGGGCGTGTCCACCGCGACCGTGTCGCGCGCCCTCAGCGGCCGCGGGCACGTGTCGCCCGCATCGAAGGCGAAGGTCGAAGAGGCCGCCGCACGGCTCGGCTACGTCGTCTCGTCGAGCGCGTCGAGCCTCGCATCGGGTCGCACGCGCAACGTCGGCGTCGTGGTGCCGTTCCTCAACCGCTGGTTCTTCTCGTCGGTGCTCGAGGGCGTGCAGCAGGCGCTGCTGCGCACCGGATACGACCTGACGCTCTACAATCTCGCGGGCGACGGCGACGAGCGCGCGACCGTGTTCGAGCAGTTCCTGCTGCGTCGTCGGGTCGACGCGGTCATCGCGATCTCGCTCGAACTGACCGAGGCCGAGGTGAACCGGCTGCACGAGCTCGGCAAGCCGCTCGTCGGCGTCGGCGGCCCGATCCCCGGGGTGCGCACGCTCATCATCGACGACGTCGCGGTGGCCCGGCTCGCCACCGAGCACCTGCTCGGCCTCGGGCACCGGCGCATCGCGCACATCGGCGGCGACCTCGAGTTCGACCTCGACTTCCACCTGCCGACGAATCGGCGCCTCGGCTACGAGGCGGCGCTGCGCGATGCGGGCATCGAACCCGACCCAGCGCGGTTCGCCCCGGCCGACTTCACGATCCGGGGCGGATACCACGCCGCCAAGCAGCTGCTCGGGGCTCCGCATGACCGACCCACGGCGATCTTCGCGGCGAGCGACGAGATGGCGATCGGCTCCATCCTCGCCGCGCGCGATCTCGGCATGGTCGTGCCGCGCGACGTGTCGATCATCGGCGTCGACGACCACGACCTGTCCGACTTCTTCGGCCTCACGACCGTGGCGCAGTTCCCCCGGGTGCAGGGTGAGCAGGCCGTCGAACTGCTGATGGACGAACTCGAGCCCGGGCACGCCGACGCCGAACCGTCGGCGACCCCGCTGCCGTTCGAACTGCGGGTGCGGTCGTCGACCGCGCGGCCGGCCGAGTAG
- a CDS encoding PH domain-containing protein, giving the protein MSLFTLDPHVERYLIADDGEVIIDEVHKHWAAIVGPVLQVVLAFVIAMLMFWFPAQAAWLPLAVALLIAGRAFWRILTVRMDRFVITNMRVFRVHGVFAQNIATMPLTRILDITVHKPFVGRILGYGHFVFESAAQAQGLREIRFVGAPNERGATIQKVIQRSGLRGPVRQSARSDAGDAETQPFPPNWG; this is encoded by the coding sequence ATGAGCCTGTTCACCCTCGACCCGCACGTCGAGCGCTACCTGATCGCCGACGACGGCGAGGTGATCATCGACGAGGTGCACAAGCACTGGGCGGCGATCGTCGGGCCGGTGCTGCAGGTCGTGCTCGCGTTCGTCATCGCGATGCTCATGTTCTGGTTTCCCGCGCAGGCCGCCTGGCTGCCGCTGGCGGTCGCGCTGCTCATCGCGGGTCGCGCATTCTGGCGCATCCTGACGGTGCGGATGGATCGGTTCGTGATCACGAACATGCGGGTGTTCCGCGTGCACGGGGTGTTCGCGCAGAACATCGCGACGATGCCGCTCACCCGAATCCTCGACATCACGGTGCACAAGCCGTTCGTCGGTCGCATTCTCGGGTACGGGCACTTCGTGTTCGAGTCGGCGGCGCAGGCGCAGGGGCTGCGCGAGATCAGGTTCGTCGGTGCGCCGAACGAGCGCGGGGCGACGATCCAGAAGGTGATCCAGCGTTCGGGTCTGCGGGGGCCGGTTCGCCAGTCGGCGCGTAGCGACGCGGGCGACGCCGAGA